In Actinoplanes lobatus, the DNA window ACGACGTGGATGCGATGCGGGCGGCCGGCGTCACCATCGTCTCGCTCGGCATCTTTTCGTGGGCGCACCTGGAACCCGCCAGCGGCGAGTACGACTTCGGCTGGCTCGACGAGATCATGGATCTGCTGCACGAGAACGGCATCCTGGTCGACCTCGCCACCGCGACCGCCTCGCCGCCCCCATGGCTGACCAGCGCACACCCCGAGATCCTGCCGGTCGACCGGGACGGTCGCACGCTCTGGCCCGGCGGCCGACAGCACTGGCGGCCCACCTCACCGGTCTTCCGCGCGTACGCTTTGCGGCTGGTCCGAGCCCTGGCCACCCGTTACCGAGACCATCCGGCGCTGACCGCCTGGCACGTCAACAACGAACTCGGCTGTCACAACGCCCATGACTACTCCGACGACGCGGCGGCCGCCTTCCGCGAGTGGCTGCGCGACCGCTACGGCACGGTCGAGGCGCTCAACCACGCGTGGGGCACCGCGTTCTGGTCACAGCGCTACACCGCGTGGGACCAGATCCTGCCACCCCGCCTGGCCGCCGCACAGTCCAATCCGACCCAGCAGCTGGACTTCAAGCGGTTCTCCTCGGACGCGCTCCGGGAGCACCTGCGCGCCGAACGCCGCATCCTGCGCGAGCTCACCCCGGACGTCCCGGTGACCACCAACTTCATGGTGGCCGGCGAGATCAACGAGATGAACTACGCCGACTGGGTGGACGAGGTCGACTTCGTCGCCAACGACCACTACGTGCGTCCCGGCCCGCAGTCCCGTGATGAGCTGTCCTTTTCCGCCAACCTCACCGGCAATCTGGCCAGGGGCCGGCCCTGGTTCCTGATGGAGCACTCCACCAGCGCGGTCAACTGGCAGCCGGTCAACCTGCCGAAACGCCCCGGTGAGATGGCCCGCGACGCGCTCACCCACGTGGCGCACGGCGCCGATGCCGTCTGCTTCTTCCAGTGGCGCCAGTCGCGTGCCGGCGCCGAGAAGTACCACTCGGCGATGCTGCCGCACGCCGGCCGCGACAGCGCGATCTTCCGTTCGGTCACCGAACTGGGCGCGCGTCTCGCCGCGCTCGGCTCGATCGCAGGCCTTCCCCGTACGCCCGCCCGCGCCGCGATCATCGTGGACTGGGAGTCCTGGTGGGCCGCCGAGCAGGACTCCCATCCCAGCTCCCGGCTGCGGTATCGGCAGGAGGCGCTGGACTGGTACACGGCCTTCCTCGACCGGGGTGTGCGCGCCGACGTGATCCCGGTGTGGTCCGACCTGACCGGCTACGACCTGATGGTGGCGCCGATCCTGCACATGGTGCCGTCCGCGCTGCGGGACCGGCTCACGGCGTACGCCGAAGGTGGCGGGAATCTGGTGACCACCTACTTTTCCGGCATCGTGGACGAGAACGACCACGTCTGGCTGGGCGGCTATCCGGGCGCGTTGCGGGAGTTGCTGGGCATCCGGGTGGAGGAGTTCGAGCCGCGGCTCGACGACACGCTCTGGGCGGAGCGGGTGCACCTCACCGATCCGGCCACCGAGGTGCTGTTCCCCGAGGTCACCCGCCGTCCGGTGGGCGACGGCTCCGCGGCGTACGTCTCGGCCCGTCTCGGCCCGGAGGGTCTCGCCCCGGTCCTGGCCGAACTGCTGGCCCGTGCCGGCGTCGAGCCGGAACTCCCGCCCGGCCTGTGCGGAAAGGTGGAGCTGACGGTGCGGGGTGGGGTCCGCTTCTACATCAACCGCACCGATTCCCCGCTGGTCGTCGACGGCACCGACCTGCCCGGCCGGGGCGTCCTGGTCGTCGAATAAGGATTCAGGCCCGGGGCGTGGGAGAGGAACGCGTCGTAGGGCCGGTTCGGCACGTCGGCCTGGGCGGCGGCGGGTTCCTTGCGGCCGGCCGGAGCTTGCCACGCACCGGGATGTGGTTGAAGTAGGCCATGGCGACGATGATGCCGACGACCACCCCGGCGGTTCACATGCGGCCCACGATAGTGGCCGCCGTCCCGGGAGCGCTCATGCCGACCCGGGCGGCGGCCTGACGATCACGCCGGCTCGGGGTGCTCCGTGACGTTCTGGAGGTAGAGCTGCTCGCCCAGCTTCTCGATCAGACCGAGCTGGGTCTCCAGGTAGTCGACGTGGTGTTCCTCGTCGGCGAGGATGTCCTCGAAGATCCGCGCCGAGGTGACGTCACCGATCGAGCGCATGTACTCCAGGCCGCGGCGCAGCCGGTCCACGGCCTCGACCTCGATCTTCATGTCGCACTCGAACTGCTCCTTGACCGACTCGCCGATCCGCAGCACACCCAGCTTCTGGTAGTTGGGCAGGCCTTCGAGGAAGAGGATCCGGTCGGTCAGGATCTCGGCGTGGCGCATCTCGTCGATGGACTCGTGCCGGGTGTGCTTCGCCAGTACACCGTGTCCCCAGTTCTCCTGCATCTTGTAGTGCAGGAAGTACTGGTTGATCGCGGTGAGCTCCGCGGTGAGCTGTTCGTTCAGGAATTCGATGACGCGGGCGTCGCCTTGCATGCCAAATACCCCCAGTTATGGCTAACTGGGGTTAATCGTACGCGTCCCGTGACGCTAAGCGACCATGGGCAGGCGTGTGTCCGCGGATTCCTCCTTGATCAGCTCACAAATTCGGTCAAGACAGCTGCCGCAGCCCGTACCGGCGCCGCAGGCGTCCCCGACCTCTTCCTCCGTCCTCGCACCGTCCTGAATGACAGCCCGGACCTCACGCTCGCGAACGTGATAACAGATGCAGACGTACATCGAGCGCCGATCCTTCGAGAAGCCTAGCCTTATGTTGGTTAGGCTGCCCTAAAAATCGAGGACCTGCAAGATGAGGCCGTCGAGGTTGGCCCTCCAGGGACTGTGATCAGAATCAGCCATCACTGCAGGTCACCCTGCGTGGCGCCGCCACGGTCGGGGCTCGTTACGCACCGCGGCCGTCCACCAGGCGCGCACCGACACCACCGGAACCGCCACCATGCCGGCGACCATGAACAGGTACGCGAACACCCCGAGCCGGCGCGAGGCGAGGGCGAACCCGTCACCGCTCAGCGCCCGGGCGAGGTTGACGTCGAAGTCGATGGAGGCCAGCAACCACGCCACCGCGATCCAGATCGGCGCGCCCGCGGCCAGCACGGTCGCGCAGCCCCGGAACCCCGGTGGCAGGAACGGAATCGCGCACAGCAATGCGGCCAGGCCGAGCAGCGTCAGCGACCACCACGGCGCCGACCCGCCCACCTCGACGGCCCAGTAGCGGGCCCCCTCCACGGCCCCGTCGCGCAGCCCCCAGAAACTCGTGCCCGGCGGCGCCGGGACGGCCGGCAGGGTCACCGCGACGGCCAGGATCCCGGCGACCAGCAGCTCGTACCGGCCCGCCACCAGCAGTACGGCCACCAGCATCAGTAGGACCGTGCCGGTGAAGGCGAGCACCCAGCCGAGCCTCGCCTGCACGCCGAAGTCACCGACGGACACGTCCCCGGTCGGCTTCAGCGTTGGCAGGACCGCCGCCGCCCGCCGGGCGTCGGCCTGCTGGATCCGGGTGTAGAGCGTGAGCAGCAGACCCAGCAGCAGCCCTCCGGCCGCCAGCGCGGACGGCCCGGCGACCAGCCGCAGGACGCGCCGCCGCACCAGCAGAGCCCAGGTCAGCACGGTGAGCAGCCCTGCGCCGATCAGGTACGCCACCCAGTAGATCCGCAGCTCGGACAGGGTGACGCGGGCACCGGAGACGGTGCCCGCGAAGTCGGCGCGGGTGGCGAGTGCCAGGGCCACCGTGCCGGCGGCTGCCAGGACGTAGAGGCCGGGAGCGGGCCGTTCCCCGGCGGGCGCCCGGTTCCGGTGCAGCAGGGCCAGACCGCCGAGCAGACCCAGGGTCGCCACCACCTGGGCGATCACCCAGACGGTGACGGCCACGGTCTCCGCCGCGGTCGGCGCCAGTTCCGCCATGGGTGCACCTCCCCGGATCGGCTCACGATCGTAGATGTCACCCTCGACCGGAGCGCGTCCGCCGTACCGTTGCCGGGTTTTGATCCAGGTCTGAAGCGCTCTCCAGGCGGGCGCGGCAGGCGGCGAGGCGCGCCGCCAGCTCCGGGGCCTGTTCAGCAAGAGCCCGCAGATCGGTACGTGTGTTCAACAGTTGACTCCAATACACACCCCGGCCCGTCTCCAGCAGCTCGGTGGCCAACCCCGGCCGCTCCGCCAGCGCCGCGGCGGCGCCGTTGGGCACCAGGTCCCCGGCATAGGCATGCAGCAGGCCCCACTGGTCGTGGCCGTCGATTCCCCGCCACGCCAGCAGCGGCAGCAAACGGACCGCCTCGGTGTACGCGGTGACGGCCGTGTCCGGACCGGTGGAACCGGTGACCGCCCGCACCCAGCCGGCCGCGGCGTCGACCCGGTTGACGATCGGCGCGAGCGTGCACCCGGTGGCCTCCCGGAGCACCCGGACAGCGGTGGCCAGATCGCCCCGCTCCCCGGTGAGCTGGAACCGGGCGAAGAGCGCGCCACCGAGGTTGGTGAGGCGTCCCGCGAGGTCGGGATGGTCCGGGGGAGTGGCGCGGACCGCCTGTTCGTGCACCGTGACGGCCTCGTCCAGGTCGGCGTGGCTGTGCAGCGCGCAACCCAGGTTGGAGAGGATCGCGGCGCGATCCGGATGGTCCACGGCCAAATCCGCCACCGCCCGCCGCCCGGTGGCGATCGCCTCCGCGAGATCGGACGGGTCGCCGTGCCGCTCGAACCGCATGTAGAGCGCCCTGCCGAGATTGGCGACGTAGGTGACGCGAGCCGGGTGACCGATCGGTGTGGCATCCACCGCGGCCCGCCCGATCGTGACCGCCTCGCCCAGGAAACCGTCGTCGCCGAACCGCTTGAACCGGGTGACCAGGGCGCCACAGAGGTTGGCCGCACATCTGGCGCGATCCGGGTGATCGGCCGGGGACCCGCCGAGCGCCGCCCGGCCCGCCTCGATCGCCGTGTTCAGGTCCTCCCGGGCCCCGGCCAGCTCGAAGCGGGTGTGCAGCGCGACGGCGAGGTTGGACAGGGCGCCGGCCCGGTCCGGGTGCCCGGCGGGCAGACGGCGTTCGACCTGGCGGAAGCCGGCGACCGCCCCGTCGAGATCGGCCCCGGTCCCGGTCCGGTCGAAGCGCCGGTGCAACGCGGCGGCCAGGTTGAGCAGGACGGCCGTGTGCTGGAGCCGGTCCGGCGACGCGGCGGCGAGGGCCCGCCGGTGAACGGTGACCGCCTCGTCGAGATCGGCGACAGCGCC includes these proteins:
- a CDS encoding (2Fe-2S)-binding protein; protein product: MYVCICYHVREREVRAVIQDGARTEEEVGDACGAGTGCGSCLDRICELIKEESADTRLPMVA
- a CDS encoding tetratricopeptide repeat protein encodes the protein MLGGRATARLRRAGDLLEVATLLGEPGPLDDAIDFARAVLAAVPTDHPDRTHALINLGVALRHRWEAAGATGDLDAAIDCQREAVAATPAGDPDLAVTLSNLGVALRARFDRFGNLADLDEAIAATRRSVAAGSTDDPDHPQRLSNLGIPLRLRFEHTGDSASLEEAIQLAAAAVQAAPAYDLRRGALLSGLGNALLARFQHAGDQGDLDRAVDAHRSAIAATPARDPALAVHASNLGNTLLSRFQRTGEIADLNQAVDSFREVTGALTENGIRDAAAFTNLGVALLNRFERLGAVADLDEAVTVHRRALAAASPDRLQHTAVLLNLAAALHRRFDRTGTGADLDGAVAGFRQVERRLPAGHPDRAGALSNLAVALHTRFELAGAREDLNTAIEAGRAALGGSPADHPDRARCAANLCGALVTRFKRFGDDGFLGEAVTIGRAAVDATPIGHPARVTYVANLGRALYMRFERHGDPSDLAEAIATGRRAVADLAVDHPDRAAILSNLGCALHSHADLDEAVTVHEQAVRATPPDHPDLAGRLTNLGGALFARFQLTGERGDLATAVRVLREATGCTLAPIVNRVDAAAGWVRAVTGSTGPDTAVTAYTEAVRLLPLLAWRGIDGHDQWGLLHAYAGDLVPNGAAAALAERPGLATELLETGRGVYWSQLLNTRTDLRALAEQAPELAARLAACRARLESASDLDQNPATVRRTRSGRG
- a CDS encoding beta-galactosidase — its product is MRGLGEMRWLRRDGEPRIEYGADYNPEQWPRDVWKDDVDAMRAAGVTIVSLGIFSWAHLEPASGEYDFGWLDEIMDLLHENGILVDLATATASPPPWLTSAHPEILPVDRDGRTLWPGGRQHWRPTSPVFRAYALRLVRALATRYRDHPALTAWHVNNELGCHNAHDYSDDAAAAFREWLRDRYGTVEALNHAWGTAFWSQRYTAWDQILPPRLAAAQSNPTQQLDFKRFSSDALREHLRAERRILRELTPDVPVTTNFMVAGEINEMNYADWVDEVDFVANDHYVRPGPQSRDELSFSANLTGNLARGRPWFLMEHSTSAVNWQPVNLPKRPGEMARDALTHVAHGADAVCFFQWRQSRAGAEKYHSAMLPHAGRDSAIFRSVTELGARLAALGSIAGLPRTPARAAIIVDWESWWAAEQDSHPSSRLRYRQEALDWYTAFLDRGVRADVIPVWSDLTGYDLMVAPILHMVPSALRDRLTAYAEGGGNLVTTYFSGIVDENDHVWLGGYPGALRELLGIRVEEFEPRLDDTLWAERVHLTDPATEVLFPEVTRRPVGDGSAAYVSARLGPEGLAPVLAELLARAGVEPELPPGLCGKVELTVRGGVRFYINRTDSPLVVDGTDLPGRGVLVVE
- the bfr gene encoding bacterioferritin, which gives rise to MQGDARVIEFLNEQLTAELTAINQYFLHYKMQENWGHGVLAKHTRHESIDEMRHAEILTDRILFLEGLPNYQKLGVLRIGESVKEQFECDMKIEVEAVDRLRRGLEYMRSIGDVTSARIFEDILADEEHHVDYLETQLGLIEKLGEQLYLQNVTEHPEPA